A genomic window from Brassica oleracea var. oleracea cultivar TO1000 chromosome C8, BOL, whole genome shotgun sequence includes:
- the LOC106310458 gene encoding signal peptide peptidase-like 5 isoform X1, whose protein sequence is MSLPPFSCRILAAAVALYLTGLLCLGAGEAPSKDAAAPKIPGCSNEYQMVKVENWVNGENGEDFSGMTAQFGAVLPSDKDKAVRLPVVLTTPLNSCSNLTSKLSGSIALSVRGECTFTAKAQVAQAGGAAALVLINDKEELDEMACTEGESPLTLTIPVLMITTSSGDALKKSLVANKKVELLLYAPKSPVVDYAVAFLWLMSVGTVFIASVWSHCTGPKENDEEYNELSPKKSSVDSATKDATKDDDETLDISATGAVIFVISASTFLVLLFFFMSSWFILILTVFFCIGGMQGMHNIIYTLITMRCNKCGRKTVKVPLFGNVTILSLMVLLFCFVVAVVWFINRKTSYAWAGQDIFGICLMINVLQVARLPNIRVATILLCCAFFYDIFWVFLSPLIFKQSVMIAVARGSKDTGESIPMLLRFPRLSDPWGGYNMIGFGDILFPGLLICFIFRYDRENNKGVVKGYFPWLMFGYGLGLFLTYLGLYLMNGHGQPALLYLVPCTLGITVILGLVRKELRDLWNYGTQEPSVSDVNPSPGA, encoded by the exons ATGTCGTTGCCTCCGTTTAGCTGCCGCATTCTCGCGGCAGCCGTGGCCCTCTATCTAACCGGTCTGCTATGCCTTGGTGCTGGTGAAGCTCCTTCTAAAGATGCCGCGGCTCCCAAGATTCCTGGCTGTTCCAACGAATATCAAATG GTCAAGGTTGAGAATTGGGTTAACGGAGAAAATGGTGAAGATTTTAGTGGCATGACTGCTCAGTTTGGTGCCGTGCTTCCGTCTGATAAAGACAAAGCTGTTAGACTTCCTGTTGTTCTTACCACTCCTTTGAACAGTTGCTCAAATTTAACCTCAAAG CTATCTGGTTCCATTGCGTTATCTGTACGTGGGGAATGTACATTCACAGCTAAGGCTCAGGTTGCACAGGCAGGAGGAGCTGCAGCTTTGGTTTTAATAAACGATAAAGAAG AGCTGGATGAGATGGCTTGTACTGAGGGAGAATCTCCCTTAACTCTTACTATACCTGTTTTGATGATTACTACATCATCTGGAGATGCCTTGAAGAAATCCCTTGTGGCAAATAAGAAAG TGGAGCTATTATTGTATGCTCCAAAAAGCCCAGTTGTGGATTATGCAGTGGCATTCCTCTGGCTAATGTCTGTTGGAACAGTATTCATTGCTTCTGTCTGGTCACATTGCACCGGTCCTAAGGAGAACGATGAGGAGTACAATGAATTATCACCAAAG AAGTCTTCAGTTGATAGTGCTACCAAAGATGCTACTAAAGATGACGATGAGACACTTGATATCAGTGCTACTGGTGCTGTTATCTTTGTCATATCAGCGTCCACGTTCCTTGTGTTGCTCTTCTTCTTTATGTCATCATGGTTCATCTTAATCCTGACCGTCTTTTTCTGCATTGGTGGTATGCAG GGAATGCATAATATTATCTATACCCTCATAACAAT GAGATGCAATAAATGTGGTCGGAAGACTGTGAAAGTCCCCTTGTTTGGGAATGTAACGATTCTATCACTCATGGTTCTGTTGTTCTGCTTTGTGGTTGCTGTCGTCTGGTTCATAAACCGCAAAACATCGTATGCATGGGCCGGACAAGATATTTTT GGTATTTGCTTGATGATAAATGTCTTGCAAGTGGCTCGGCTACCTAATATCAGG GTTGCAACCATTCTTCTATGTTGTGCATTTTTTTATGACATCTTTTGGGTGTTCTTGTCACCACTAATCTTCAAGCAAAGTGTAATGATTGCG GTTGCACGTGGGAGCAAAGACACAGGAGAATCTATTCCCATGCTACTGAGATTTCCAAGGCTTTCTGATCCATGGGGTGGTTACAACATGATTGGTTTTGGAGACATTCTATTCCCGGGTCTTCTCATATGCTTTATCTTCAG ATACGACCGAGAAAACAACAAAGGAGTAGTGAAAGGCTATTTCCCATGGTTGATGTTTGGTTACGGACTTGGACTATTCTTGACATACTTGGGACTATATCTTATGAACGGACACGGTCAACCTGCACTGCTCTATCTCGTGCCTTGCACTCTTG GTATAACGGTTATACTAGGGTTGGTGAGGAAAGAACTCAGAGACTTGTGGAACTACGGGACTCAGGAGCCTTCAGTTTCAGATGTAAATCCATCTCCAGGAGCATAA
- the LOC106310458 gene encoding signal peptide peptidase-like 5 isoform X2, with amino-acid sequence MSLPPFSCRILAAAVALYLTGLLCLGAGEAPSKDAAAPKIPGCSNEYQMVKVENWVNGENGEDFSGMTAQFGAVLPSDKDKAVRLPVVLTTPLNSCSNLTSKLSGSIALSVRGECTFTAKAQVAQAGGAAALVLINDKEELDEMACTEGESPLTLTIPVLMITTSSGDALKKSLVANKKVELLLYAPKSPVVDYAVAFLWLMSVGTVFIASVWSHCTGPKENDEEYNELSPKSSVDSATKDATKDDDETLDISATGAVIFVISASTFLVLLFFFMSSWFILILTVFFCIGGMQGMHNIIYTLITMRCNKCGRKTVKVPLFGNVTILSLMVLLFCFVVAVVWFINRKTSYAWAGQDIFGICLMINVLQVARLPNIRVATILLCCAFFYDIFWVFLSPLIFKQSVMIAVARGSKDTGESIPMLLRFPRLSDPWGGYNMIGFGDILFPGLLICFIFRYDRENNKGVVKGYFPWLMFGYGLGLFLTYLGLYLMNGHGQPALLYLVPCTLGITVILGLVRKELRDLWNYGTQEPSVSDVNPSPGA; translated from the exons ATGTCGTTGCCTCCGTTTAGCTGCCGCATTCTCGCGGCAGCCGTGGCCCTCTATCTAACCGGTCTGCTATGCCTTGGTGCTGGTGAAGCTCCTTCTAAAGATGCCGCGGCTCCCAAGATTCCTGGCTGTTCCAACGAATATCAAATG GTCAAGGTTGAGAATTGGGTTAACGGAGAAAATGGTGAAGATTTTAGTGGCATGACTGCTCAGTTTGGTGCCGTGCTTCCGTCTGATAAAGACAAAGCTGTTAGACTTCCTGTTGTTCTTACCACTCCTTTGAACAGTTGCTCAAATTTAACCTCAAAG CTATCTGGTTCCATTGCGTTATCTGTACGTGGGGAATGTACATTCACAGCTAAGGCTCAGGTTGCACAGGCAGGAGGAGCTGCAGCTTTGGTTTTAATAAACGATAAAGAAG AGCTGGATGAGATGGCTTGTACTGAGGGAGAATCTCCCTTAACTCTTACTATACCTGTTTTGATGATTACTACATCATCTGGAGATGCCTTGAAGAAATCCCTTGTGGCAAATAAGAAAG TGGAGCTATTATTGTATGCTCCAAAAAGCCCAGTTGTGGATTATGCAGTGGCATTCCTCTGGCTAATGTCTGTTGGAACAGTATTCATTGCTTCTGTCTGGTCACATTGCACCGGTCCTAAGGAGAACGATGAGGAGTACAATGAATTATCACCAAAG TCTTCAGTTGATAGTGCTACCAAAGATGCTACTAAAGATGACGATGAGACACTTGATATCAGTGCTACTGGTGCTGTTATCTTTGTCATATCAGCGTCCACGTTCCTTGTGTTGCTCTTCTTCTTTATGTCATCATGGTTCATCTTAATCCTGACCGTCTTTTTCTGCATTGGTGGTATGCAG GGAATGCATAATATTATCTATACCCTCATAACAAT GAGATGCAATAAATGTGGTCGGAAGACTGTGAAAGTCCCCTTGTTTGGGAATGTAACGATTCTATCACTCATGGTTCTGTTGTTCTGCTTTGTGGTTGCTGTCGTCTGGTTCATAAACCGCAAAACATCGTATGCATGGGCCGGACAAGATATTTTT GGTATTTGCTTGATGATAAATGTCTTGCAAGTGGCTCGGCTACCTAATATCAGG GTTGCAACCATTCTTCTATGTTGTGCATTTTTTTATGACATCTTTTGGGTGTTCTTGTCACCACTAATCTTCAAGCAAAGTGTAATGATTGCG GTTGCACGTGGGAGCAAAGACACAGGAGAATCTATTCCCATGCTACTGAGATTTCCAAGGCTTTCTGATCCATGGGGTGGTTACAACATGATTGGTTTTGGAGACATTCTATTCCCGGGTCTTCTCATATGCTTTATCTTCAG ATACGACCGAGAAAACAACAAAGGAGTAGTGAAAGGCTATTTCCCATGGTTGATGTTTGGTTACGGACTTGGACTATTCTTGACATACTTGGGACTATATCTTATGAACGGACACGGTCAACCTGCACTGCTCTATCTCGTGCCTTGCACTCTTG GTATAACGGTTATACTAGGGTTGGTGAGGAAAGAACTCAGAGACTTGTGGAACTACGGGACTCAGGAGCCTTCAGTTTCAGATGTAAATCCATCTCCAGGAGCATAA